The genomic region aaggttaggttaggtagccaaaaaaagctaggttaggttaggttaggtaggttaggtagacgaaaaaacattaattcatgaaaacttggcttattaggcaaatcgggccttgaatagtaggctgagaagtgcgttctggctattaggtacgacatatatatatatatatatatatatatatatatgtcgtacctagtagccagaacgcacttctcagcctactattcaaggcccgatttgcctaataagccaagttttccttaattaatatattttctctaatttttttcttatgaaatgataaagctacccatttcattatgtatgaggtcaatttttttttattagagttaaaattaacgtagatatatgaccgaacctaaccaaccctacctaacctaacctaacctatctttataggttaggttaggttaggtggccgaaaaagttaggttaggttaggttaggtaggttaggtagtcgaaaaacaattaattcatgaaaacttggcttattaggcaaatcgggccttgaatagtaggcagagaagtgcgttctggctactaggtacgacatatatatatatatatatatatatatatatatatatatatatatatatatatatatatatatatatatatatatatatatatatatgtcgtacctagtagccagaacgcacttctcagccaactatgcaaggcccgatttgcctaataagccaagttttcatgaattaaatttttttcgactacctaacctacctaacctaacctaacctaactttttcggctacctaacctaacctaacctataaagataggttaggttaggttaggttgggttggttaggtttggtcatatatctacgtaaattttaacttcaataaaaaaaaattgacctcatacataatgaaatgggtagctttatcatttcataagaagaaaatttgagaaaatatattaattcaggaaaacttggcttattaggcaaatcgggccttgcatagttggttgagaagtgcgttctggctactaggtacgacatatatatatatatatatatatatatatatatgtcgtacctagtagccagaacgcacttctcagcctactatgcaaggccagatttgcctaataagccaagttttcatgaaataattgtttttcgactacctaacctacctaacctaacctaacctaactttttcggctacctaacctaacctaacctataaagataggttaggttaggttaggtagggttggttaggttcggtcatatatctacggtaattttaactccaataaaaaaaattaacctcatacataatgaaatgggtagctttatcatttcataagaaaaaaattagagaaaatgtattaattcaagaaaatttggcttattaggcaaatcgggccttgcatagtaggctgagaagtgcgttctggctactaggtacgacatatatatatatatatatatatgtcgtacctagtagccagaacgcacttctcagcctactatgcaaggcctgatttgcctaataatccaagtttttatgaattaattgtttttcgactacctaacctacctaacctaaccttacctaactttttcggctacctaacctaacctaacctataaagataggttaggttaggttaggtagggttggttaggttcggtcatatatctacgtcaattttaactccaataaaaaaaaattgacctcatacataatgaaatgggtagctttatcatttcataagaaaaaaattagagaaaatatattaattcaggaaaacttggcttattaggcaaatcgggccttgcatagtaggctgagaagtgcgttctggctactaggtacgacatatatatatgtcgtacctagtagccgacatatatatatgtcgtacctagtagccagaacgcacttctctgcctactatgcaaggctcgatttgcctaataagccaagttttcatgaattaattatttttcgactacctaacctaacctaacctaacttttttggctacctaacctaacctaacctataaagataggttaggttaggttaggtagggttggttaggttcggtcatatatctacgttaattttaactccaataaaagaaaattgacctcatacataatgaaatgtgtagctttatcatttcataagaaaaaaaattagagaaaatatattaattcaggaaaacttggcttattaggcaaatcaggccttgcatagtagaccgagaagtgcgttctggctactaggtacgacatatatatatatatatatatatatatatatatatatatatatatatatatatatatatatatatatatatatatatatatatatatatatatatatatatatatatatatatatatacatgcggaaaatccacagagaaatatgaaatgaggtgaacgttttggcttggtaaagcctttgtcaacaccagactgactaaggagaagggaagggggaggatatataggccgacacctgaccaacccatccctagggaaagaattaaccaaaaacaggtatagcttagcttagaatggtcaaagaggattaagcggtcagagaataaggatgaaagattaaagaaaagcctcatgaacacacaatatatgaatatacaattataatgagacattgtaagcctctctatcagagttgtttcttaaactgttgtgcaatattataacttaaaaatggatcaagtttgtacataccagtaggtgaggtgctagattcctgtcctagtcagctcgagaggtagctggtgctgacctttggtgaggtggcgcctagaaaatcagcgccatctattataggaggagttgtatgtctatgtcagagtacgtaagtgatgtttcctagtgtcccaagtactgaccagtgtactgatgacgtgtctgtatccacagagtcgacgtagggctgctgtggtacgaggacagttagtctacccagggcagccaatgtCTCTCCATTCCATTCTGGTTTATGGAAGCAGTGAGCCACCGTCGAAGAAGAACTGTGTAGTGTTCTGCGGTCTGcccgtgaagtggcagtgacggaattcggcgtacccgggactggctagtGGAAGAAAAGACTGAGagtaaggtgctacggaggagtgtaaccagcgagttgcatgAAGCACCTGCCAAGGGTtaactacccttgtatttgttcgggaagaggcccagcagcgcgaggctgatgttctctgccagcaccaggctggagagtgattgtgggcgtgcacgaagagcacctggtgagactgtgtataggctggcccatggccagggtagactcgttggtgtttcccagtactggttgaggacggtactgtgtgttgaggaaacacgaaaGCTGACAAAactgcatcgattgagcatcGAGGAACGCTTAGTGTCCCATGAGAGAGacacttgtgtatatattaagtgttatcttgaggttatcttgagatgattttggggctttttagtgtccccgcggcccggtcctcgaccaggcctccacccccaggatgcagcccgtgacagctgactaacacccaggtacctatttactgctaggtaacagggtcatagggtgaaagaaactctgcccattgtttctcgccggcgcccgggatcgaacccgggaccacaggttcacaaattccgtgtgctgtccgctcggccgaccggctccctgtagtaatacttcctttaggAATATAtataaggtgatgggaaagtgattatatatgaatatattgataatttatgaagtgtcgtattcaatACAACCACCCctttgtgttttacttgcattaccgagctcactcctcgaaagccactactaacttggggctggataccagaactttagttccaccagcaaagaacccggttgcgacccattgtggccatAACAAAATTGGCATCCCCAGTGGGATCCGACCTCTTGTCAAGTACGTTTGACAGTGGGGGAGGGGCGACGTAGTGCAACCCCCTTTGAATAATTCCCGCATTTGTTATTTGTTAGGACGTGACATGTCttgtgcggtgctcagtgtgaTTAATTGCAGTATTGGCGAGTGCGGTGCTCAGTTATTATAAGTGTTTAGTGTTAAGTAAAGCGGTGTGTTGCGTGCTCGTGCACAACTTGGTGACAAAATGGCAGAGAAAGAAACCATTGAGAATCTAGACGATGTTCAGGAATTCCTGAACAAGGAAGACTGTCTTGCTAGATTGAAGTATTTGGGAAAGCCGGAACTTGTGCTAGTAAGTGCTTACTTAGGGATCAAAGTACGTGAGAGTGATGCCCGTGTTGAAATCTTGTCGAAGGTTCATAAGCACTTAAAGGCCGGGGAGaagcaggaaagcgaggcacagagtacaaaggaaagtatggtggcttccactgaaaaggaagacaaaggcagtgacagtgagagtgatgcgggtgaactgaatataagttttctaactgtcaaaatgcgtaccttagaaataaatcgtgaaatggagtggaagaaattagaaatagaacgggAAATTAAAGAGAAGGAAATGGCAATGAGAGAAAAGGAAATAGTTaaggaaatggaaatgaaacggTTGGAattagagcgagagaaagagaagaacgtgaAAGGcaagaaaaggagaaggaaagagaaggaaaggcaagaaaagaagaaggaaagatgaagaaaaagagaaggaaaaacaagaaaagaaGGAAAGACAACACGAGTTAGAAGTCTTACGATTAGGTGGTCGgaaggaaacaaatgaaaagagtagtttcgatccggtgagAAATATAAAggtggtcccaaaattcaatgaaaaagaagtttcaaagttcttcgctgccttcgagaaggttgctgcctctttggattggccaaaggagaattggaccatcatgatacagtccatcttgactgggaaggctcaAATTGCCTActtcacgttgtcccttgatgattccagtgattacgacgcagtgaagaaggtagtgcttatGGCTTATCAGTTGGTGCCGGaagcttataggcaaaagttctgGAACTTGAAGAAGACCTTGGAGCACACATTCACCAAGTTTGCGaacatcaaggaacggctttttcaggaatggtgtgcatCTCGAAAGGTGAAGACGAAAGAACAACTCGAACAGCTCATACTGTTGGAGGACTTCAAAGATTGCCTGTCTGGGGATCTGAAGACATACCTAGAAGAACAGCAGATAGAGACCTTAAAtgcagcagccactatggctgaggaatacatcttgACACATAGGCCTTCTACTAGGTATGTCACAAAGAGCTACACGAAATACTATGCAAAGCATAAACCAGAGGATAAGACCGTCCCTCATAGTGCCGCCACATCAACCCCAGGTAGTCCTAGAAGGATTAGTCCAAGGACGACCGTAGTGTGTTGGACCAGTGGAAAGAGAGGGCACATGGCTGCTAAGTGCTGTGGCAGTGCTGGTAACGATCCACGTAGGGTAGTTATGCTGGTGAGTAGTATAGCACCACCGGTGGCTGGCCTAGAGAAGAGAAAAGAGTTGTTCGCCCCATACACTTCCcaagggtatgtatcgagtgaccaTTCAGGTAAGCCCGTGGTAGTACTCAGAGACAGTGGAGCTGCCCAGTCTCTGATTTTAGAGAAATCATTACCCGAGGGAGTATCAGTTGATGGGAAACAAAATGTTATCCTAGGCGGTTTTCCTTCCACATTGTACGTTGCCCTTTTGATAAAAGTGTATTTAGAGTCACAATACTTCAGCGGCGAGTGTAAGTTAGCAGTGGTGGACAGTCTACCTATAGAGggaattgaggttatcttggccaATCACTTGGCCTTAGGTTTATTGCCTAACCATCCCCTGGTCATGGGAGATCCATTGAATGAAGATGTAAGTCCAGTTGTTGCAGAGCAAACGAGATCTCAGGCTCAATCCCAGGTACCATCGGATTTAAATGCTTTGTTTGACTCACCTTCTACCCCACAGGTTACGAGGAGCCCTTCACCAGACCTACCAGCCCCGATGCCAGTTCCCGAATACTGGACTCGAGAAAGTCTGATAGAAGAGCAGAGGAAGGACCCTCAAGTACAAGTACTGGCAGATACCATAGTCTCCTACGAAAGGAGGTGACCTGTATTTCTTGTCAAATGAAGCATTGTGTCGCAGGTGCCCACCAAAATACCCCCAGTCAACTGAGGTAGGTAAACAGATAGTCGTCACCGCCGTGTTCCGAGCTAAGCTGTTAGAAATGGCTCATGCCGACAGATTTGCTGGACATTGTGGGGTTTCAAAAACCTTTCATCGTCTGGCTAAGTGTTTCTGCTGGCCACAGATGAAGAGGGACGTACGACGCTTCTGCAAATCCTGCCACGCATGCCAGCTAGCGGGGAAGGCGAACCAGCCTGTCCCCAAAGCTCCTCTCTGCCCTATACCTTCCATAGGCGAGCCCTTCGAGCACCTCATTCTTGATATAGTAGGCCCTCTTCCGCCTTCTACATCTGGGGTGCAGTACCTGTTCACTATATtagatcgggttagtaggtacccagaagcgatCTCCCTGAAGACCATTATGGCTAAGGTACTTGTGAAACATCTCCACTGGTTCTTCTCCCGATATGGTCTCCCTAGGACCATCCAGACGGATCAAGGATCAAATTTTACATCTCGCTTGTTTCGCCAACAGATCGCCGACCTTGGAATTCAACAGATTACATCCAGTGCCTTCCATCCCGAGTCGCAAGGAGCTTTGGAGCGGTTCCACCAAACGCTGAAGGGCATGCTGAGGAATTACTGCTATGACCGGCAGAGTAAGTGGGCTGAAGACCTACCCTACCTCCTATTTGCGGTAAGATTAGTTCCTAATGAATCACTAGACATACCCCCATTTGAAATTATTTATGGCCACTCTGTAAGAGGTCCCTTGGAAGAGGTACGAAACCATTGGCTGGACAAGGAAACCGACGTAGACGTGGTGGACTGGCTGTCTACTAATAAAGGCAGGTTGTTTTCTGCATGGGAGATGGTCAAGAAAACCTTAGTCTACCCAGGCCACCACCAAGCGCAGGTATGATCGGAGAACAAAGCAAAGGGATTTTCTAGTAGAGGAAGGTCTTGATGCCCCGAGCTTTGAGGATAGATTTATCCTAACCATTAATGCTTCCGATTATGGCCTGGGGGCCATATTATCTCAGACGGATGAAAAGGGGGTGGAACATCCTGTAGCCTACTATTCAAAAAAGTTTACCCTCAGTCAGCTCAACTATTCCGTGATAGAGAAAGAGACGTTGGCTTTAATCAGTTCCGTTCAACATTTTGAGGTGTACCTAACCAGTAATAGCCATCCCATCCTAGTACGATATGACCATAACCCTCTAAAGTTCCTTGCCTAGTTCAAGCAGAAGAATCTTCGActcaccagatggagtctacGTCTCCAACAATATCCCCTCCAGATTGAGCACATCAAAGGAGTGGATAACGTAGTAGCTGATGCGTTATCACGCATCTGAACACCTaattaatttggtttgttttctccttttttagaaacccaaaccaaaatcCTTTTTggtgaggtgttacgaacccgactccatcatcggagcatggagcagcgacgttaatgccatctgtgagtccgctcccgaaacccccccccccccctacaacatGGACGACgctatctagtggtgacaggattataccagcaagaggagctagattcctgtcctagtcagctcgagaggtagctggtgctgacctctggtgaggtggcgcctagaaaatcagcgccatctattataggaggagttgtatgtctatgtcagagtACGTAAGTGATGTTCCCTAGTGTCCCAAgtactgaccagtgtactgatgacgtgtctgtatccacagagtcgacgtagggctgctgtggtacgagaacagtcagtctacccagggcagccaatatCTCTCCATTCCtttctgctttacggaagcagtgagccacCGTCGAAGAAGAACTgtgtagtgttctactgtctgcctgtgaagtggcagtgacggaattcggcgtacccgggactggctagtGGAAGAAAAGACTGACagtaaggtgctacggaggagtgtaaccagcgagttgcatgAAGCTCCTGCCaagggttcgctacccttgtatttgttcgtgaagaggcccagcagagcaatgctgatgttctctgccagcaccaggctggagagcgaTCGTGgacgttcacaaggagcacctagtgagactgtgtataggctggcacatggctagggtagactcgttggtgtttcccagtactggttgaggacggtactgtgtgttgaggaaacacggaagttgacaaaactgcatcgattgagcatcGAAGAACACTTAGTGTACCATGAGAGAGacacttgtgtatatattaaGTGTAATAATACTTTAGGATTATAtataaggtgatgggaaagtgattatatatgaatatattgataattgatgaagtgtcaTATTCAATGCCACCCCCCTCctttgtgttttacttgcattaccgagctcactcctcgaaagccactactaacttggtgccggataccagaactttagttccaccagtaaagaacccggttgcgacccattgtggccgtaacagggaccaatgagccagagatcaatccctgcaagcacaactaggtgagtacacagatacacacacacacacacgttcacacgcacacgctcacacatacacacacaagcacacgctCATACACATAAGCAAATGGTCACAAACTTGCACATGCACATgctcatacacaaacacacaaacacacacacacacacacatacatacacacaatacCTGGTTTGAATATcttgttgaagaagggttattaaactcgaggaggggaactgaaaacaaaacgcTAGCATTCCGAAagcgaaactatgaggagataagaaaattcctagcagatataacatgggaaacatagctcaggggaaagacgcctaagacatgatggactacatcacgcagaagtttaaggaggcagcaaacaagtttgtcctggtccaaaaggaaaacaatgaaatgaagatgagaaaaccatggtttaatcagagatgtaggctagctaagcagcaaagtaaaagagggtggagaaactatagaaataataggacactagcgagcagagaaagataccagagtgccaggaatgaatatgacaggttgagaagagaggcagaaggacaatacgaaaatgacatcgcaagcaaggcaaaaactcaacctaaattgctgcacagccacatcaggagaaaaacaacagtagaggagcaggtaatgaaattaaggatagggcagacggattcactacaaacaacaaggaagtgtgataggaactgaataagaaattccaggaggtcttcatttTAGAGCAAGAAGAAGCTCCAGAGATAAGAAATTAACCATgatccactagaagagtttgagattaccagtggggaagtaaggaagcttttactagagttggatgtgacaaagacatAATCCCAGATGGATTCTCGCCTTTGATACTTAAGGAAGGAGTAGAAACacggtgcctcccactctccatagtgtataacgaatcactggcaacagggaaactgccaagaatttggaaagcggctaatgtagtcccaatatagaagaagggggatagacaggaggcactgaactacaagccagtgtcccaaatttgtatactatgcaagctaatggagaagattgtgtgaaaaaagctagtggaacatctggagcgaaagaactttgtaacacagcatcaacatggtttcagggatggcaagtcccgcCTCATaatgattaattgaattctacgaccaggcaacaaaaatcaggcaagaaagagaggggtggacagaccgcatatttttagattgccagaaagcctttgacacagtgccacacaagagactagtgaaaaaactggagatgcaggcaggagttagagggaaggtactccattggataaaggagtacctaagcaacagaagacagcgagtcactgtgaggggcgaggtctcagactggcgggACATTACCATTGGAGTCCTGGAGGGTTCAGTCCCTGgaactatactgtttctgatacatgtaaatgatctcccagagggtatagaatcgttcctctcactgtttactgatgatgcaaaatttatgaggaggattaaaacaaaggatgatagtaggaggttacgagatgacctagacagactgaatgaatggttcaacaaatggctgctaaagttcaacctaagtaaatgcaaagtaatgaaactaggcagtggaaacaggaggccagacacggatacagaataggagatgaagtatttcatgaaacagacagagagacagaaatatCTAGgatttgatatcacaccaaacttcctgaagcccacataaaaagaattacatctgcagcatatgcgaggctggctaacatcagaacagccttcaggaacacccgagtaagaaatcattcagtaccctgtattccacatatgtaagaccaatcctggattatgcggccccagcatggagcccgtaccttgttaagcaccaGACGAaggttgaaaaagttcagagatatgccattgggctagtcccagaactaagaggcatgagttacaaggaaaggctgcgggaatatcatctcacgacactggaagacagaataataaggggagacatgatcactacctacaaaattctcaggggaattgatagggtagataaggataaactgtttaacacgggtggtatgcgaacaaggggacacaggtggaagctgagtacccaaatgagccacagggacgttataaagaactttttcagtgtcagagtagttaacaggtggaatgcattaggcactgatgtggtggaggctgactccatacacagtttcttaTGTAGattatagagcccattaggctcaggaacctgtacattagttgattgactgttgagaggcgggaccaaagagccagagttcaaacccccgcaagcacatatacgtgagtacatacacacacacacatacacacacattcacacatgtTATCATTCACACAGGGaatgctaacccaagttctggaggaattcaggagggtgatgcatgaaatgaggattacaattaacaatctgcaaagtgagctgacatcagcaagggaggagatcaaatccctcacagagaaaaataaagagaccgagcatcagattatcatccaaagggaaggtgggaatgttacattggaaggaaatgcctctgtacctgaaacatttgcggacatactgaaaaagagctcagaagcaatggacacagtgagggaggtagcaatgcaagctgctacctcacaggaagcagcaaggtgcaccactcagctgctggagagaaaaagatcagtggtagttgtaggcatcaaagaacaggaaggatccaacaggcaagaatggaatagcaaggatagagaggcagtacatgggttactgaaggggttacagatggaaggggctgaaacaAACATTGAGAAggctttcaggttgggctggtacaacaaggacagaaaccgacttataaaggtggtgtttacaaacgaaaccacaaaggaggatattcttgaaaggaagagtcgtctgcagcatatggagggatacaacaaagtattcctgcagagggacaggacgaaggaggagagagccagggcagcagaggcaaggaggaagcgcagggagagaggagaaaaccaggaaatcacagcccccaatacaacagtcccagaaacaagaggggaacccaaaaccaccatcccagcaacaccagaggagagggcaacaccaccaccgcctctgcatagaaaccctcccttcccctcacgctacctgcccccacccaaccctcccttcccccaccccattctaaccctgtcaccccttccccattcccatcatgtacccctcccccttcatcccataccctccctatccctcctccccccctcaccccgtatcctccatgtcccccctatctccttaacccacaccctacctgtccccccttcccttaaacccccaccccccaccccaaaaacctctgagaccctgcaaaccacctcacagatcttctcacccacggaacagcttcccacaccagcagaatgctcgccaaaaaagggacaagaaaatgaacagaagaaagtgagcttcaaggcaatgtacactaacatagatggggttACAAatgaaacaagtgaactcggagaatgggcactagaagaaaacccagacataatagcactcacagaaacaaagctaacaaaaaccataacaaatgcagtgtttccacacggCTACTATGCagtggggaaagagagagaagggagaggaggaggtggtgtagctttgctactaagagaaggttggagtttcgaagagatggtaattcaaaactgtgaaggtttcagtgactacatatcaggcaccatagcaactggaggacagaaaattatagtagtagtcatatataaccccccaccgaatgacagaagacccagacaggaatatgatagaaacaacttggacaccatcaatataatagagagagcagcctctGTGGCTAgctggaacggatccagactacgaatcatgggagacttcaaccatgg from Procambarus clarkii isolate CNS0578487 chromosome 83, FALCON_Pclarkii_2.0, whole genome shotgun sequence harbors:
- the LOC138358480 gene encoding uncharacterized protein — translated: MIQSILTGKAQIAYFTLSLDDSSDYDAVKKVVLMAYQLVPEAYRQKFWNLKKTLEHTFTKFANIKERLFQEWCASRKVKTKEQLEQLILLEDFKDCLSGDLKTYLEEQQIETLNAAATMAEEYILTHRPSTRYVTKSYTKYYAKHKPEDKTVPHSAATSTPGSPRRISPRTTVVCWTSGKRGHMAAKCCGSAGNDPRRVVMLVSSIAPPVAGLEKRKELFAPYTSQGYVSSDHSGKPVVVLRDSGAAQSLILEKSLPEGVSVDGKQNVILGGFPSTLYVALLIKVYLESQYFSGECYEEPFTRPTSPDASSRILDSRKSDRRAEEGPSSTSTGRYHSLLRKEMKRDVRRFCKSCHACQLAGKANQPVPKAPLCPIPSIGEPFEHLILDIVGPLPPSTSGVQYLFTILDRVSRYPEAISLKTIMAKVLVKHLHWFFSRYGLPRTIQTDQGSNFTSRLFRQQIADLGIQQITSSAFHPESQGALERFHQTLKGMLRNYCYDRQSKWAEDLPYLLFAVRLVPNESLDIPPFEIIYGHSVRGPLEEVRNHWLDKETDVDVVDWLSTNKGRLFSAWEMVKKTLVYPGHHQAQTNPGVCGSSMESISSQALDKTGKGSKVCHQTSTRAEKYELREETKEIKPHFVGGQNS